A region of Helicoverpa zea isolate HzStark_Cry1AcR chromosome 16, ilHelZeax1.1, whole genome shotgun sequence DNA encodes the following proteins:
- the LOC124637759 gene encoding putative inorganic phosphate cotransporter isoform X2, giving the protein MGLKSEDDKRPSKLAIMDDDVSDKPSGLGTRHFVTFMLFLGMANAYVMRTNMSVAIVAMVNHTALPVISEPTDTECGVLVGNETHTSQDGSFVWSSTLQGYILSSFFYGYVITQIPFGILSKKFGARLFLGVGMLVNSVFGLLVPVAAEAGYEYLILVRFIQGLGEGPIVPCTHAMLAKWIPPNERSRMGAAVYAGAQFGTVISMPLSGLLSAYGFSGGWPSIFYVFGLIGTVWCLAFLFFVSEDPEQCPGIKEAEKKYILSSLWGAAGSSSPPIPWSKILLSTPFWAIMLAHMGQNYGYETLMTELPTFMRQVLHFSIKDNGFVSALPYLCMWLFSMFISVVADWMLSSGRFNHTQVRKVINSIGQYGPAVGLFIAANTGCNPAATVAILAVGVGLNGGIYSGFKVNHLDISPRFAGVLMAFTNCLANLTGLLAPIVAGYIIEGRPTQAQWKKVFYIAGGIYIFCGTFYNVFASGRRQDWDNPADDEANAKKAADKKAIKQEKKAAKNQNQAETAQ; this is encoded by the exons GTGGTCTCGGCACCCGCCACTTCGTCACATTCATGTTGTTCCTTGGCATGGCGAATGCTTACGTCATGAGGACCAACATGTCTGTCGCCATCGTCGCTATGGTCAATCACACGGCTTTACCCGTCATCTCCGAGCCCACGGATACTGAATGCGGAGTGTTGGTTGGCAATGAGACCCAT aCATCACAAGACGGATCGTTCGTCTGGAGTTCGACGTTACAGGGTTATATCTTGTCTTCCTTCTTCTATGGATACGTTATCACGCAGATACCCTTCGGAATATTATCCAAAAA GTTTGGAGCTCGTCTCTTCCTGGGTGTTGGTATGTTGGTGAACTCGGTGTTCGGCCTGCTAGTACCGGTCGCCGCTGAGGCTGGCTACGAATATCTTATCCTGGTGCGATTCATTCAAGGTTTGGGCGAG GGACCAATTGTACCATGCACACACGCCATGTTGGCTAAGTGGATTCCGCCCAACGAGAGGAGTAGGATGGGAGCCGCCGTATATGCCG GTGCACAATTCGGCACGGTGATCTCCATGCCCCTGTCCGGTTTACTATCAGCTTACGGATTCTCCGGAGGCTGGCCTTCAATCTTCTACGTGTTCGGTCTGATCGGAACTGTGTGGTGTCTCGCTTTCCTGTTCTTCGTCTCTGAAGACCCGGAACAATGCCCCGGCATTAAGGAGGCCGAGAAGAAGTACATCTTGAGCTCGCTGTGGGGTGCTGCTGGTTCCAGC TCGCCACCAATTCCATGGAGCAAAATCTTGCTGTCTACTCCCTTCTGGGCCATCATGTTGGCACACATGGGACAGAACTACGGTTACGAGACACTCATGACAGAACTACCAACCTTCATGCGACAAGTGCTGCACTTTTCTATCAAAGAT AACGGTTTCGTGTCCGCCCTCCCGTACCTGTGCATGTGGCTGTTCTCAATGTTCATCTCAGTGGTCGCCGACTGGATGTTGTCCAGCGGACGCTTCAACCACACGCAAGTCAGGAAGGTCATCAACAGTATCG GTCAATACGGTCCAGCTGTTGGTCTGTTCATCGCCGCTAACACCGGTTGCAATCCTGCTgccaccgtcgccatcttggcTGTGGGTGTCGGTCTCAACGGTGGTATCTACTCTGGTTTCAAG GTGAACCACTTAGATATCTCGCCACGTTTCGCCGGTGTTCTGATGGCGTTCACCAACTGCTTGGCCAATCTGACCGGTCTACTTGCGCCCATTGTCGCTGGATACATCATTGAGGGCAGG CCCACACAAGCGCAATGGAAGAAAGTGTTCTACATCGCGGGCGGGATCTACATTTTCTGCGGTACGTTCTACAACGTGTTCGCGTCCGGCAGAAGACAAGACTGGGACAACCCTGCTGATGACGAGGCTAACGCCAAGAAGGCGGCCGACAAGAAAGCCATCAAACAAGAGAAGAAAGCTGCCAAGAATCAGAACCAAGCGGAAACCGCGCAATAA
- the LOC124637759 gene encoding putative inorganic phosphate cotransporter isoform X1 — protein MVSSNRGAHVLVWEQPGLEDQRPGKKSGGLGTRHFVTFMLFLGMANAYVMRTNMSVAIVAMVNHTALPVISEPTDTECGVLVGNETHTSQDGSFVWSSTLQGYILSSFFYGYVITQIPFGILSKKFGARLFLGVGMLVNSVFGLLVPVAAEAGYEYLILVRFIQGLGEGPIVPCTHAMLAKWIPPNERSRMGAAVYAGAQFGTVISMPLSGLLSAYGFSGGWPSIFYVFGLIGTVWCLAFLFFVSEDPEQCPGIKEAEKKYILSSLWGAAGSSSPPIPWSKILLSTPFWAIMLAHMGQNYGYETLMTELPTFMRQVLHFSIKDNGFVSALPYLCMWLFSMFISVVADWMLSSGRFNHTQVRKVINSIGQYGPAVGLFIAANTGCNPAATVAILAVGVGLNGGIYSGFKVNHLDISPRFAGVLMAFTNCLANLTGLLAPIVAGYIIEGRPTQAQWKKVFYIAGGIYIFCGTFYNVFASGRRQDWDNPADDEANAKKAADKKAIKQEKKAAKNQNQAETAQ, from the exons GTGGTCTCGGCACCCGCCACTTCGTCACATTCATGTTGTTCCTTGGCATGGCGAATGCTTACGTCATGAGGACCAACATGTCTGTCGCCATCGTCGCTATGGTCAATCACACGGCTTTACCCGTCATCTCCGAGCCCACGGATACTGAATGCGGAGTGTTGGTTGGCAATGAGACCCAT aCATCACAAGACGGATCGTTCGTCTGGAGTTCGACGTTACAGGGTTATATCTTGTCTTCCTTCTTCTATGGATACGTTATCACGCAGATACCCTTCGGAATATTATCCAAAAA GTTTGGAGCTCGTCTCTTCCTGGGTGTTGGTATGTTGGTGAACTCGGTGTTCGGCCTGCTAGTACCGGTCGCCGCTGAGGCTGGCTACGAATATCTTATCCTGGTGCGATTCATTCAAGGTTTGGGCGAG GGACCAATTGTACCATGCACACACGCCATGTTGGCTAAGTGGATTCCGCCCAACGAGAGGAGTAGGATGGGAGCCGCCGTATATGCCG GTGCACAATTCGGCACGGTGATCTCCATGCCCCTGTCCGGTTTACTATCAGCTTACGGATTCTCCGGAGGCTGGCCTTCAATCTTCTACGTGTTCGGTCTGATCGGAACTGTGTGGTGTCTCGCTTTCCTGTTCTTCGTCTCTGAAGACCCGGAACAATGCCCCGGCATTAAGGAGGCCGAGAAGAAGTACATCTTGAGCTCGCTGTGGGGTGCTGCTGGTTCCAGC TCGCCACCAATTCCATGGAGCAAAATCTTGCTGTCTACTCCCTTCTGGGCCATCATGTTGGCACACATGGGACAGAACTACGGTTACGAGACACTCATGACAGAACTACCAACCTTCATGCGACAAGTGCTGCACTTTTCTATCAAAGAT AACGGTTTCGTGTCCGCCCTCCCGTACCTGTGCATGTGGCTGTTCTCAATGTTCATCTCAGTGGTCGCCGACTGGATGTTGTCCAGCGGACGCTTCAACCACACGCAAGTCAGGAAGGTCATCAACAGTATCG GTCAATACGGTCCAGCTGTTGGTCTGTTCATCGCCGCTAACACCGGTTGCAATCCTGCTgccaccgtcgccatcttggcTGTGGGTGTCGGTCTCAACGGTGGTATCTACTCTGGTTTCAAG GTGAACCACTTAGATATCTCGCCACGTTTCGCCGGTGTTCTGATGGCGTTCACCAACTGCTTGGCCAATCTGACCGGTCTACTTGCGCCCATTGTCGCTGGATACATCATTGAGGGCAGG CCCACACAAGCGCAATGGAAGAAAGTGTTCTACATCGCGGGCGGGATCTACATTTTCTGCGGTACGTTCTACAACGTGTTCGCGTCCGGCAGAAGACAAGACTGGGACAACCCTGCTGATGACGAGGCTAACGCCAAGAAGGCGGCCGACAAGAAAGCCATCAAACAAGAGAAGAAAGCTGCCAAGAATCAGAACCAAGCGGAAACCGCGCAATAA
- the LOC124637423 gene encoding SUZ domain-containing protein 1 — protein sequence MAAQDEVDVCESWEDMDEIGLDQKIRLMSSDCAPVQTSLKGCKVTVEESACIGSQCVMPEPAIRILKRPSSSGSGQLNGENRARPVKTLEQRQKEYAEARLRILGEARSPEDVIDDNLSRLQDKLQANNLNDNQNTSNKTKTPQSDNNTKGRERKVLTRLPPGATVSGVFPSPPPRGVLVIRTPRGPDGTKGFQKR from the exons ATGGCGGCCCAAGATGAAGTTGACGTATGTGAAAGTTGGGAGGATATGGACGAAATTGGC TTGGACCAGAAGATCAGGCTGATGTCAAGTGACTGCGCGCCAGTGCAAACTTCACTCAAAGGTTGCAAGGTTACTGTTGAAGAGAGCGCGTGTATTGGATCTCAGTGCGTGATGCCGGAGCCAGCTATCCGTATCCTGAAGAGGCCGTCGTCATCGGGCAGCGGCCAGCTGAACGGCGAGAATCGCGCCCGCCCGGTTAAAACTCTTGAACAAAGGCAAAAGGAGTACGCAGAGGCTCGGCTGCGGATTCTGGGCGAAGCTCGGAGCCCCGAAGACGTCATTGACGACAA TTTAAGCCGACTACAAGACAAACTACAAGCAAACAATCTCAATGACAATCAAAATACTAGTAATAAGACAAAGACTCCTCAAAGTGACAATAATACCAAAGGAAGGGAACGTAAAGTCCTCACACGCCTGCCTCCCGGTGCCACAGTGTCTGGAGTGTTCCCATCCCCACCTCCCCGGGGCGTCCTCGTCATCCGCACCCCTCGAGGCCCCGATGGCACAAAGGGATTCCAAAAAAGGTAG
- the LOC124637757 gene encoding DNA-directed RNA polymerase I subunit RPA1, translating to MSFKSTYAASTSGLTSVDPEYVQFLMFSDEDVRKLSVSKITNVQSFDAIGNPTKGGLYDSALGPLRDRNETCGTCNNVLLHCPGHFGHIELPLVVVNPMFIKNIYSLFRVSCLKCFKIQMDDRLKFILKLQLELVDAGHITAALDLDNYVGDITSGKENSPEKPNKVIRKYQKLLKKRDAVVETFQNKNVDKLRAKFINQYFRVINTAKKCAYCACKLIKVTTSENKIMYNLSADGAEKGSKGIKILMPDEIKRYCTSIAQNDEDILKYCFPVLKYSPTQPVTNAFFMDVVPVLPPNVRPCNVLRGELVEHPQTNVYKAILQNAFAARAVLHVLSSSDQQKTIDSLDQLPRQAYESVQGKTAAEKLHTVWQELQKSINNLLNCEGQGLASQGLKQIIEKKTGLIRMHMMGKRVNFAARSVITPDPNVDIDEIGIPDAFAMKLTYPIPVTEWNVDELRKMVINGPNKHPGAEKIEMENGRVISIAADSILKRKSLAKRLLTPDEFKASGLKVVHRHLVNGDVLILNRQPSLHKPSMMAHRARILKGEKTLRLHYANCKSYNADFDGDEMNAHFPQNEIARSEAYNIMSVTKQYLVPKDGTPLSGLIQDHVISGVRMSLRGTFFTKSDYQQLVFQALPNHKGPIKLLPPTILKPLVLWSGKQVLSTIIINTTPKGKPCLTLIGKAKISSKAWQKIAPRPWKAGGTPFNNPNTMTEAEVVIRKGELLSGVLDKTHYGATPYGLVHCMYELYGGDSSSALLSSFSKVFTFYLQWIGFTLGVKDILVVEEADKKRDDYICLVRNAGKAAAVKATDLPADVDDEKLKETIEILHTKDPKFRTNLDRQYKTMLDSYTNNINTACLSEGLLEKFPYNNLQLMVQSGAKGSTVNTMQISCLLGQIELEGKRPPLMISGRSLPSFPPHDVSPRAGGFIDGRFMTGIQPQEFFFHCMAGREGLIDTAVKTSRSGYLQRCLIKHLESLAISYDHTVRDSDNSVIQFAYGEDGLDVLKCQFLREDQFPFLDINSSAVIGEAVIDKLKEDEDLKDVAKANKSLKKWKKKYGSPFEKVRTSGFVQFSAVEKKQIELDDLPTDRTRDPFYWELEKKWRAMDEEERQQYTRKKCPDPIPSKMSPEYKFGVINEQLDSIVQNYLKKRHSSAYDEHTPKDRFVDVMNAKYLESMAAPGEPVGLLAAQSIGEPSTQMTLNTFHFAGRGDMNVTLGIPRLREILMTASAKLKTPNMDIPFRDDIPDLTKKAEKLRQKLNRVTVADVLEKIDVQCQIVIRPERQLKTTMRYQFLPHSQYKTQYTVKPPQIIKHMQNKFFQEMFSTVTKQAKAVSGIVWSSEKKKKRAKGSGGDDDDEDDVAEPEPVNNVDADSSDDEAPNEDDDNTDARIRKKRTEEQEYEDPESGEEEKSDDEVELNDEQPTEKGEDVLDSTTVDNDAETSKIATDVVSNFREATNYSFDTKHYKWCELTVLFPISFLRVDLSQALREAAMKSVIHEVKHIKRAITNKEKNVLYLKTEGINILQMFKYNNLLDLNKLYSNDIHAIANTYGIEAANKVIIKEIQNVFNVYGITVDPRHLTLVADYMTYNGIFEPMSRKGMEASSSPLQQMSFESSLIFLREAVLNSKKDNIRSASSCLMLGQPCRSGTGTFSLQHFSKVIS from the exons ATGTCTTTCAAGTCGACATACGCCGCGTCGACGTCGGGCCTGACGTCCGTCGACCCCGAGTATGTACAATTTCTAATGTTTTCTGACGAAGACGTGAGGAAGCTTAGTGTCAGTAAAATCACTAATGTACAAAGTTTCGACGCTATCGGAAATCCTACGAAAGGAGGTTTGTATGACTCTGCTCTCGGACCTTTGAGGGACAGGAATGAAACCTGTGGAACTTGCAACAATGTGTTGTTACACTGCCCGGGACACTTTGGGCATATTGAGCTACCACTTGTAGTGGTCAACCCTATGTTTATCAAAAACATCTATTCTCTCTTCCGCGTGAGTTGCTTAAAATGCTTCAAAATTCAAATGGATGATAGGCTGAAGTTTATATTGAAACTTCAGCTGGAACTAGTTGATGCAGGGCATATAACTGCTGCCTTAGACTTGGATAACTATGTAGGGGACATCACCAGTGGAAAAGAAAATTCTCCTGAAAAACCAAATAAAGTCATCAGAAAATACCAAAAGTTACTGAAGAAGAGGGATGCAGTTGTAGAAACATTTCAAAACAAGAATGTAGATAAATTACGAGCAaaatttattaatcaatattttagAGTAATCAACACGGCTAAGAAGTGTGCTTATTGTGCTTGCAAGTTAATCAAAGTGACTACTTCAGAAAATAAGATTATGTACAATCTAAGTGCTGATGGTGCTGAAAAAGGCTCTAAAGGCATAAAAATCCTGATGCCTGATGAAATCAAACGCTACTGTACTTCTATCGCTCAAAATGATGAAGACATCCTCAAATACTGCTTCCCAGTTCTTAAATACTCACCAACTCAACCAGTTACTAATGCTTTCTTCATGGATGTTGTACCTGTTCTACCTCCTAATGTAAGACCTTGCAATGTTCTGAGAGGAGAACTGGTTGAACACCCTCAGACTAATGTGTATAAGGCCATATTACAAAATGCCTTTGCTGCCCGAGCAGTATTACATGTACTGTCTTCTTCAGAccaacagaaaacaattgacaGTCTTGATCAGTTACCAAGACAAGCTTATGAGAGTGTTCAAGGCAAAACAGCTGCAGAAAAACTTCACACGGTCTGGCAAGAATTACAAAAGAGTATCAATAACCTTTTAAACTGTGAAGGTCAGGGATTAGCGAGTCAGGGTCTAAAACAgattattgaaaagaaaactgGTTTGATCAGAATGCATATGATGGGAAAAAGAGTTAATTTTGCTGCTCGATCTGTTATCACGCCTGACCCTAATGTAGATATAGATGAAATAGGGATACCTGATGCTTTTGCTATGAAACTGACATACCCTATTCCTGTCACTGAATGGAATGTAGACGAACTGAGGAAAATGGTCATAAATGGTCCTAACAAGCATCCTGGTGCTGAGAAAATTGAAATGGAGAATGGGAGAGTAATCAGCATAGCTGCAGATTCTATACTAAAGAGAAAGAGTCTTGCCAAAAGGTTGCTAACACCTGATGAGTTTAAAGCATCTGGTCTTAAAGTTGTTCATAGACATTTGGTGAATGGTGATGTGTTGATTTTGAACCGACAGCCATCTCTTCACAAGCCCAGTATGATGGCACATAGGGCGAGAATATTAAAAGGAGAGAAGACACTTAGATTGCACTATGCCAACTGCAAATCTTACAATGCTGATTTTGATGGTGATGAAATGAATGCCCATTTCCCACAGAATGAAATTGCCAGGAGTGAAGCCTACAACATTATGTCCGTGACAAAGCAGTATCTTGTACCAAAAGATGGAACACCACTGAGTGGGCTTATTCAAGATCATGTAATTTCTGGAGTAAGAATGTCCCTGCGTGGCACATTTTTCACAAAATCTGACTACCAACAACTAGTTTTTCAAGCACTTCCTAATCATAAGGGACCAATAAAGCTACTTCCACCTACAATACTCAAGCCTTTAGTGCTTTGGTCTGGCAAACAGGTTTTGTCAACCATCATCATTAATACTACACCCAAAGGAAAGCCTTGTCTTACATTGATTGGGAAAGCAAAAATTAGTTCTAAAGCTTGGCAAAAGATTGCACCTAGACCTTGGAAAGCTGGTGGTACTCCATTTAATAACCCTAACACAATGACAGAAGCCGAAGTGGTTATTAGGAAAGGGGAACTCCTGTCTGGTGTTTTAGATAAAACGCATTATGGTGCCACGCCATATGGTCTAGTGCACTGCATGTATGAGCTATATGGAGGAGATAGTTCAAGTGCCTTACTAAGTTCCTTCTCAAAAGTcttcacattttatttacaatggaTAGGTTTTACACTTGGTGTCAAAGATATTCTAGTAGTAGAAGAAGCTGATAAAAAGCGCGATGACTATATTTGTTTAGTACGTAACGCTGGTAAAGCTGCAGCTGTGAAAGCTACTGATCTACCTGCTGATGTCGATGacgaaaaattaaaagaaactatCGAAATACTACACACTAAAGACCCTAAATTCAGAACGAATCTGGACAGACAGTACAAAACTATGCTAGATTCttacacaaataatattaatactgCTTGTTTGTCTGAAGGATTGCTCGAGAAATTCCCTTACAATAACTTGCAACTGATGGTCCAGTCTGGTGCTAAAGGTTCAACTGTCAATACTATGCAGATCTCATGCTTACTTGGTCAAATTGAGTTGGAAGGCAAAAGACCGCCACTCATGATATCGGGAAGATCTTTGCCAAGCTTTCCTCCACATGACGTATCGCCAAGAGCTGGTGGATTCATCGACGGTAGATTCATGACAGGAATCCAACCACAAGAGTTCTTTTTCCATTGCATGGCCGGTCGTGAAGGTCTCATTGATACTGCCGTCAAAACCAGTCGATCTGGTTACTTGCAAAGATGCTTGATTAAGCATTTGGAGAGTTTAGCTATTTCCTATGATCATACAGTGAGGGATTCAGATAATAGTGTCATTCAATTCGCTTATGGAGAAGATGGATTAGATGTTCTCAAGTGTCAATTTCTCAGAGAAGACCAGTTTCCATTCCTTGACATAAATTCAAGCGCGGTAATTGGAGAAGCTGTGATTGATAAACTGAAAGAAGATGAAGATTTAAAAGACGTTGCAAAAGCAAATAAATCTCTGAAAAAATGGAAGAAGAAGTATGGTAGTCCTTTCGAAAAGGTTCGAACGAGCGGCTTTGTCCAATTCTCTGCAGTTGAGAAAAAACAGATTGAATTAGACGATTTACCGACTGACAGAACGAGGGACCCCTTTTACTGGGAGCTAGAGAAGAAATGGCGTGCTATGGATGAAGAAGAAAGACAACAGTACACAAGGAAGAAATGCCCAGACCCAATCCCCAGCAAGATGTCGCCTGAATACAAATTCGGTGTCATTAATGAGCAGTTAGATAGTATAGTGCAAAATTACTTAAAGAAGCGTCATTCTAGTGCATATGACGAACATACACCAAAAGATAGATTCGTAGACGTGATGAATGCTAAATATCTTGAATCAATGGCCGCTCCAGGTGAACCTGTTGGTTTATTAGCTGCTCAATCTATAGGAGAGCCTTCTACTCAGATGACACTGAACACTTTCCACTTTGCCGGTCGAGGTGACATGAACGTGACACTCGGTATACCGCGTCTTAGAGAAATTCTTATGACTGCTTCAGCTAAGCTTAAAACCCCCAACATGGACATTCCGTTCCGAGACGACATACCGGACTTGACTAAGAAAGCTGAAAAATTACGACAAAAGCTCAACAGAGTTACCGTAGCTGATGTTTTGGAGAAGATAGACGTGCAATGTCAGATAGTTATCCGACCTGAAAGGCAGTTGAAGACGACAATGCGCTACCAATTTTTGCCGCATTCTCAGTATAAGACACAATATACGGTGAAGCCACCGCAGATTATAAAGCATATGCAGAACAAATTCTTCCAAGAGATGTTTTCAACGGTGACAAAGCAAGCAAAGGCAGTTAGTGGTATTGTTTGGTCTTctgaaaagaagaagaaaagggCTAAAGGTAGCggtggtgatgatgatgacgaggaTGACGTTGCTGAGCCGGAGCCGGTTAACAATGTGGATGCAGACAGTTCTGATGATGAAGCTCCTAATGAAGATGATGACAATACCGAT GCTCGTATCCGCAAGAAGAGAACAGAAGAACAAGAATACGAAGACCCCGAATCGGGCGAAGAAGAGAAATCTGATGATGAAGTGGAATTGAATGATGAACAACCTACAGAAAAGGGTGAGGATGTCTTAGACTCAACTACCGTTGACAACGACGCCGAAACTAGCAAAATCGCAACAGACGTAGTCTCCAACTTCAGGGAAGCTACGAATTATTCCTTCGACACTAAACACTATAAATGGTGCGAGCTGACCGTACTCTTCCCAATATCGTTCCTAAGAGTGGACCTATCTCAGGCTCTCCGAGAAGCGGCAATGAAATCCGTCATACACGAAGTGAAACACATAAAACGAGCGATCACAAACAAGGAAAAGAATGTCCTGTACCTCAAAACTGAGGGTATAAACATTCTACAAATGTTCAAGTACAACAATCTTTTAGATTTGAATAAACTATACAGTAACGATATTCATGCCATTGCTAATACATATGGCATTGAAGCTGCTAACAAAGTGattattaaagaaatacaaaatgTGTTTAATGTCTACGGTATTACGGTGGATCCTAGACATTTGACGTTGGTGGCTGATTACATGACTTACAACGGTATATTTGAGCCTATGAGCCGAAAAGGAATGGAAGCTTCGTCGTCGCCGTTACAACAAATGTCTTTTGAATCATCCTTGATATTCTTAAGGGAGGCAGTTTTGAATTCTAAGAAGGATAACATTAGATCGGCTTCCAGTTGTCTCATGTTAGGCCAGCCTTGTAGAAGCGGTACTGGCACATTTAGTTTACAACACTTCAGTAAGGTTATCAGCTAA